A single window of Streptomyces xanthii DNA harbors:
- the allB gene encoding allantoinase AllB translates to MSDVELVLRSSRVITPEGTRPASVAVAGGKIVGVLAHDAEVPAGARLEDFGDHVLLPGIVDTHVHVNDPGRTEWEGFWTATRAAAAGGITTLVDMPLNSLPPTTTVDNLRTKQEVAAAKAHIDVGFWGGALPDNVKDLRPLHEAGVFGFKCFLSPSGVDEFPHLNSDQLTASMAEIAGFGGLLIVHAEDPHELDVAPHNSGPKYDDYLATRPRVSEDVAIKGLIDTAKRIGARVHILHLSSSDALPLIAAAKAEGVKLTVETCPHYLTLTAEEVPDGASEFKCCPPIREAANQDLLWQALADGTIDCVVTDHSPSTADLKTDDFATAWGGISGLQLSLSAIWTEARKRGHSLEDVVRWMSERTSALVGLDDRKGAIAVGRDADFAVLAPEETFTVDPAELQHRNRVTAYAGKTLHGVVKSTWLRGERIVSEGEFTEPQGKLLDRSK, encoded by the coding sequence GTGTCGGACGTCGAACTGGTACTGCGCTCGAGCCGCGTCATCACCCCCGAAGGTACGCGGCCCGCTTCGGTCGCCGTCGCCGGCGGGAAGATCGTCGGGGTGCTCGCGCACGACGCCGAGGTGCCGGCCGGGGCCCGCCTCGAGGACTTCGGCGACCACGTCCTGCTGCCCGGCATCGTGGACACGCACGTCCACGTCAACGACCCGGGCCGCACCGAGTGGGAAGGCTTCTGGACGGCCACCCGCGCCGCTGCGGCCGGCGGCATCACGACCCTCGTCGACATGCCGCTGAACTCGCTGCCGCCCACCACCACGGTCGACAACCTGCGCACCAAGCAGGAGGTCGCCGCGGCCAAGGCGCACATCGACGTCGGCTTCTGGGGCGGCGCCCTGCCGGACAACGTCAAGGACCTGCGCCCGCTGCACGAGGCCGGCGTCTTCGGCTTCAAGTGCTTCCTGTCGCCCTCCGGCGTCGACGAGTTCCCGCACCTGAACAGCGACCAGCTCACCGCCTCCATGGCCGAGATCGCCGGCTTCGGCGGCCTGCTCATCGTGCACGCCGAGGACCCGCACGAGCTGGACGTCGCCCCGCACAACAGCGGCCCGAAGTACGACGACTACCTCGCGACCCGCCCGCGCGTCTCCGAGGACGTCGCGATCAAGGGCCTGATCGACACCGCCAAGCGGATCGGCGCCCGCGTCCACATCCTGCACCTGTCGTCCTCCGACGCGCTGCCGCTGATCGCCGCCGCCAAGGCCGAGGGCGTCAAGCTCACCGTCGAGACCTGCCCGCACTACCTCACGCTCACCGCCGAGGAAGTCCCGGACGGCGCCAGCGAGTTCAAGTGCTGCCCGCCCATCCGCGAGGCGGCCAACCAGGACCTGCTGTGGCAGGCGCTGGCCGACGGCACCATCGACTGCGTCGTCACCGACCACTCGCCGTCCACCGCCGACCTCAAGACCGACGACTTCGCCACCGCGTGGGGCGGCATCTCCGGTCTCCAGCTGAGCCTCTCGGCGATCTGGACCGAGGCCCGCAAGCGCGGCCACTCCCTCGAGGACGTCGTCCGCTGGATGTCCGAGCGGACCTCCGCGCTGGTCGGTCTCGACGACCGCAAGGGCGCCATCGCCGTCGGCCGCGACGCCGACTTCGCCGTCCTCGCCCCCGAGGAGACCTTCACGGTCGACCCGGCCGAGCTCCAGCACCGCAACCGCGTCACCGCCTACGCCGGCAAGACGCTGCACGGTGTCGTCAAGTCGACCTGGCTGCGCGGCGAGCGCATCGTCTCCGAGGGCGAGTTCACCGAGCCGCAGGGCAAGCTGCTCGACCGCTCCAAGTAA
- a CDS encoding IclR family transcriptional regulator: MPTPSHASTTETAKPAAGGVQSLERAFDLLERMADAGGEVGLSELSASSGLPLPTIHRLMRTLVACGYVRQQPNRRYALGPRLIRLGESASRLLGTWARPYLARLVEETGETANMALLDGDEIVYVAQVPSKHSMRMFTEVGRRVLPHSTGVGKALLAHTPADEVRALLARTGMPAATEKTITTPDGFLDALEEVRGLGYAVDDNEQEIGVRCLAVLVPDSPTAAAISISGPAGRVTEAATDKIVPVLQQVARELSTALANTGNGNGAGL; this comes from the coding sequence GTGCCGACGCCGTCCCACGCCAGCACCACCGAGACCGCCAAACCCGCGGCCGGTGGTGTCCAGTCCCTCGAGCGCGCCTTCGACCTGCTCGAGCGGATGGCCGACGCCGGCGGCGAGGTCGGCCTGAGCGAGCTCTCCGCCAGCAGCGGCCTGCCGCTGCCCACGATCCACCGCCTGATGCGCACCCTGGTCGCCTGCGGCTACGTACGCCAGCAGCCGAACCGGCGCTACGCGCTGGGCCCCCGCCTGATCCGCCTCGGCGAGTCGGCCTCCCGACTGCTCGGCACCTGGGCCCGCCCCTACCTGGCCCGCCTGGTCGAGGAGACCGGCGAGACGGCGAACATGGCGCTGCTCGACGGTGACGAGATCGTCTACGTCGCCCAGGTCCCCTCCAAGCACTCGATGCGCATGTTCACCGAGGTCGGCCGGCGCGTGCTGCCGCACTCGACCGGCGTGGGCAAGGCGCTGCTCGCGCACACGCCCGCGGACGAGGTGCGGGCGCTGCTCGCCCGTACGGGGATGCCGGCGGCGACCGAGAAGACGATCACGACGCCGGACGGGTTCCTGGACGCGCTGGAAGAGGTGCGCGGGCTCGGGTACGCGGTCGACGACAACGAGCAGGAAATAGGAGTCCGGTGCCTCGCGGTGCTCGTGCCGGACTCGCCGACGGCGGCGGCGATCTCCATCTCCGGCCCCGCGGGCCGGGTCACGGAGGCGGCGACGGACAAGATCGTGCCGGTGCTCCAGCAGGTGGCGCGTGAGTTGTCGACTGCGCTGGCCAACACGGGTAACGGGAACGGGGCGGGTCTCTAG
- a CDS encoding ABC transporter ATP-binding protein, with protein MTLLLDDITLTYPDGDGRLTALDRVGLEVPAGTLTAVVGPSGSGKSSLLAVAATLVTPDSGRVVIDGTEATGLSRADAAALRRRAVGIVFQQPNLLPSLTALEQLQVMAHLGGGRPRDVRERAAELLDSVGLAGQAHRRPHQLSGGQRQRINIARALMNGPRVLLVDEPTSALDHERGAAVLELIGGLTRERGTATVLVTHDRGQLGVADQVVEMVDGVLAEAGVRGGTA; from the coding sequence ATGACCCTGCTGCTCGACGACATCACGCTCACCTACCCCGACGGGGACGGGCGGCTCACCGCGCTCGACCGCGTCGGCCTGGAGGTGCCCGCCGGGACCCTGACCGCAGTGGTCGGCCCCTCCGGCTCCGGCAAGTCCAGCCTGCTCGCGGTCGCCGCGACGCTGGTCACGCCGGACAGCGGGCGGGTCGTCATCGACGGTACGGAGGCGACGGGGCTGAGCCGGGCCGACGCGGCGGCGCTGCGGCGCCGGGCCGTCGGGATCGTCTTCCAGCAGCCCAATCTGCTGCCGTCGCTGACCGCCCTGGAACAGCTCCAGGTCATGGCCCACCTGGGCGGGGGCCGGCCGCGGGACGTGCGGGAGCGGGCGGCGGAACTGCTCGACTCCGTCGGCCTCGCGGGGCAGGCGCACCGCCGGCCGCACCAGCTGTCCGGCGGGCAGCGGCAGCGGATCAACATCGCGCGGGCGCTCATGAACGGGCCGCGGGTGCTGCTGGTCGACGAGCCGACCAGTGCGCTGGATCATGAGCGGGGGGCGGCCGTGCTGGAGCTGATCGGGGGGCTCACGCGGGAGCGGGGGACAGCCACGGTGCTGGTCACCCATGATCGCGGGCAACTCGGGGTCGCCGATCAGGTCGTCGAGATGGTGGACGGGGTTCTCGCCGAGGCCGGCGTCCGGGGTGGGACGGCCTGA
- a CDS encoding ABC transporter permease: protein MFVAWRDLRFARGRFALMGTVIVLITLLVGLLSGLTAGLARDNTSALTALPADHLAFARPAAGQSVSFTGSDVTEKQWRELGGRPGVDSAEPIGIRTVNAEAGRQSAAVSVFGVRPDSGLSPAATGPGSVVLSAKAADELGAARGDRIELGGRRLTVTAVSGQDSYSHTPVVWADLGDWQSLAHSTGATVVALRTSGGADLAAADRAAGTESTTIEGALAAIGSYQAENGSLQLMRGFLFVISALVVGAFFTVWTIQRSGDIAVLKALGSSTPYLLRDALGQAVVMLVGGTAVGTLLAWLFGTIVPDGVPFVLEPVTVLGPAAVMTVLGLVGAALSVRRITAVDPLTALGSAR from the coding sequence ATGTTCGTCGCATGGAGAGACCTACGGTTCGCCAGGGGCCGGTTCGCCCTGATGGGGACCGTGATCGTACTGATCACACTGCTGGTGGGACTGCTGTCGGGACTGACCGCGGGCCTGGCCCGGGACAACACGTCCGCGCTGACCGCACTGCCCGCCGACCACCTCGCCTTCGCCCGGCCCGCCGCCGGCCAGTCGGTGTCCTTCACCGGCTCCGACGTCACGGAGAAACAGTGGCGGGAGCTGGGCGGGCGTCCGGGGGTGGACAGCGCCGAGCCGATCGGGATCCGTACGGTCAACGCCGAGGCGGGGCGGCAGAGCGCGGCCGTGTCCGTGTTCGGAGTGCGGCCGGACTCCGGGCTGTCGCCCGCCGCCACCGGGCCCGGCTCCGTGGTCCTCTCCGCGAAGGCCGCCGACGAGCTCGGCGCCGCACGCGGCGACCGGATCGAGCTGGGCGGGCGGCGGCTCACCGTCACCGCCGTGTCCGGCCAGGACTCGTACAGCCACACGCCCGTCGTCTGGGCCGATCTCGGCGACTGGCAGTCCCTCGCGCACTCGACCGGCGCCACGGTCGTCGCACTGCGCACCTCGGGCGGTGCGGACCTCGCCGCCGCCGACCGGGCCGCCGGCACCGAGTCGACGACCATCGAGGGCGCGCTGGCCGCCATAGGCTCCTACCAGGCGGAGAACGGCTCCCTGCAGCTGATGCGCGGCTTCCTCTTCGTGATCTCGGCGCTCGTCGTCGGCGCGTTCTTCACCGTCTGGACCATCCAGCGCAGCGGCGACATCGCCGTCCTGAAGGCGCTCGGCTCCTCCACGCCGTACCTGCTGCGCGACGCGCTCGGGCAGGCCGTCGTGATGCTCGTCGGCGGCACGGCCGTCGGGACGCTGCTCGCCTGGCTCTTCGGGACGATCGTGCCGGACGGCGTGCCGTTCGTCCTCGAACCCGTGACCGTGCTCGGCCCCGCCGCGGTGATGACCGTGCTCGGTCTCGTCGGCGCCGCCCTGTCCGTCCGGCGGATCACCGCCGTCGACCCCCTCACCGCCCTCGGGAGCGCCCGATGA
- a CDS encoding sensor histidine kinase produces MDPRSLTPALRVLRLCLHLLTAGLLALVVVRAATGRSDEPAGAVVAVAVVMGGVYAAGSLVPAVRGARTGAAVWLAALGTVWAVLLVLSPDALWLAFPLYFLLLHLLPARWAVPAVVLAAGAAIASYVGHDGAVNPGAFIGPLLGAAVAVATVLGYQALYRESERRRRLIEELIATRAELADAERAAGTLAERERLAREIHDTLAQGLSSIQLLLRAAQRDLPGDSPAAAHIEQARAAAQDNLAEARRFVRALTPPDLAHGSLAGALERLCATAPGLTARCTVSGTPLELPTPYEVALLRIAQSALGNTVRHAHARRAEITLSFMETSVALDVVDDGDGFDPERAVSGDGGFGLPAMRARVRELGGTFTVESAPGRGTAVAVTLPVPVGGDA; encoded by the coding sequence ATGGATCCACGTTCACTCACCCCCGCCCTGCGCGTCCTGCGCCTCTGCCTGCACCTGCTGACGGCGGGGCTGCTCGCGCTCGTCGTGGTCCGCGCGGCCACGGGACGGTCGGACGAGCCGGCCGGGGCGGTGGTGGCCGTCGCCGTCGTGATGGGCGGCGTCTACGCGGCGGGCTCCCTCGTGCCGGCCGTACGCGGCGCCCGCACCGGTGCCGCCGTCTGGCTGGCCGCGCTCGGCACGGTGTGGGCGGTGCTGCTCGTCCTGTCCCCCGACGCCCTGTGGCTGGCCTTCCCCCTGTACTTCCTGCTGCTGCATCTGCTGCCGGCCCGCTGGGCGGTCCCGGCGGTGGTGCTCGCGGCGGGCGCGGCCATCGCCTCGTACGTGGGGCACGACGGGGCGGTGAACCCGGGCGCGTTCATCGGGCCGCTGCTCGGGGCCGCCGTCGCCGTCGCGACCGTGCTCGGCTATCAGGCTCTGTACCGGGAGAGCGAGCGCAGACGGCGGCTGATCGAGGAGCTGATCGCGACCCGGGCCGAGCTCGCCGACGCGGAGCGCGCCGCGGGCACGCTCGCGGAGCGGGAGCGGCTCGCCCGCGAGATCCACGACACGCTGGCGCAGGGCCTGTCCTCGATCCAGCTGCTGCTGCGCGCGGCCCAGCGCGACCTGCCCGGGGACTCCCCGGCCGCCGCGCACATCGAGCAGGCGCGGGCGGCGGCGCAGGACAATCTCGCCGAGGCCCGCCGCTTCGTACGGGCGCTCACGCCGCCGGATCTGGCGCACGGTTCGCTGGCCGGGGCGCTGGAGCGGCTGTGCGCGACCGCGCCGGGCCTGACCGCCCGGTGCACGGTGAGCGGCACACCGCTGGAGCTGCCGACCCCGTACGAGGTGGCGCTGCTGCGGATCGCGCAGTCGGCGCTCGGCAACACGGTGCGGCACGCGCACGCGCGCCGCGCGGAGATCACTCTCAGCTTCATGGAGACCTCGGTGGCCCTGGACGTGGTGGACGACGGCGACGGCTTCGATCCGGAACGGGCGGTGTCCGGCGACGGCGGCTTCGGCCTGCCGGCGATGCGGGCGCGGGTGCGGGAGCTCGGCGGCACGTTCACGGTCGAGTCGGCGCCCGGGCGCGGCACGGCCGTCGCGGTGACCCTGCCGGTGCCAGTCGGGGGTGACGCGTGA
- a CDS encoding response regulator, with the protein MIRLLLADDHPVVRAGLRAVLDAEPDFEIVAEAATAERAVELAGAGGIDVVLMDLQFGTGMHGAEATQRIAALDGAPRVLVLTTYDTDADILAAVEAGASGYLLKDAPPEELAAAVRTAASGRSALAPAIALRLMDRMRAPSEALSRRELEVLQLVRDGLSNAEIAGQLFLSQATVKSHLVHIYAKLGVESRTAAVARATRQGLLRP; encoded by the coding sequence GTGATCCGGCTGCTGCTCGCCGACGACCATCCCGTCGTACGGGCCGGACTGCGGGCCGTGCTCGACGCGGAGCCGGACTTCGAGATCGTCGCGGAGGCCGCCACGGCGGAGCGGGCGGTCGAGCTGGCCGGTGCGGGCGGGATCGACGTCGTCCTGATGGACCTGCAGTTCGGCACGGGGATGCACGGGGCGGAGGCCACGCAGCGGATCGCCGCGCTCGACGGTGCGCCGCGCGTCCTGGTCCTGACGACGTACGACACGGACGCGGACATTCTGGCGGCGGTCGAGGCGGGGGCCTCCGGCTATCTGCTGAAGGACGCTCCGCCGGAGGAGCTGGCGGCTGCGGTGCGGACGGCCGCGTCGGGGCGGTCGGCGCTGGCCCCGGCGATCGCGCTCCGCCTGATGGACCGGATGCGGGCGCCGTCGGAGGCGCTCAGCCGGCGGGAGCTGGAGGTTCTTCAGCTCGTACGGGACGGGTTGTCCAACGCGGAGATCGCGGGTCAGCTCTTCCTGAGCCAGGCGACGGTGAAGTCCCATCTGGTGCACATCTACGCGAAGCTCGGGGTCGAGTCGCGGACGGCGGCGGTGGCGCGGGCGACGCGGCAGGGGTTGCTGCGGCCGTAG
- a CDS encoding universal stress protein encodes METGRSGRVVVGVGGSAASLGALRVAAAEAGRSGRALVVVLAWEPPEGEGLYRRWPDPQWARHWFGEARRELARAVERALGGVPVGLDVELRVVRERPAPALLSFADQPDDLLVLGVRPHRMRRGRVVRGVRRGAVCPVLTVPLRSVPRAQLRALRRATPSDFDLSG; translated from the coding sequence ATGGAGACCGGCAGGAGCGGGCGCGTCGTGGTCGGCGTCGGAGGATCGGCGGCGAGCCTGGGGGCGCTGCGGGTCGCCGCCGCGGAGGCGGGGCGGTCGGGGCGGGCGCTCGTCGTGGTGCTCGCCTGGGAGCCGCCGGAGGGGGAGGGGCTGTACCGGCGCTGGCCCGATCCCCAGTGGGCGCGGCACTGGTTCGGGGAGGCCCGGCGGGAGCTGGCCCGGGCCGTGGAGCGGGCGCTCGGCGGGGTTCCGGTGGGCCTGGACGTGGAGCTCCGGGTGGTCCGCGAGCGGCCCGCGCCCGCGCTCCTCTCCTTCGCCGACCAGCCCGACGACCTCCTCGTCCTCGGCGTCCGGCCGCACCGAATGCGGCGGGGGAGGGTCGTCCGCGGGGTGCGGCGGGGGGCGGTGTGTCCGGTGCTGACGGTTCCGCTCCGCTCGGTTCCGCGGGCCCAATTGCGTGCCCTGCGCCGGGCGACTCCGTCGGACTTCGACCTGAGTGGCTGA
- the yczR gene encoding MocR-like transcription factor YczR, with protein sequence MAGGGVDGSAVVLGSRRLGTLVTGVTGERPGYRALAQGVRTLLLDGRIALHARLPAEREFAAALGVSRATVTAAYDLLRESGYARSRRGAGTWTELPDGVRPTSVATPAAGDDVIDLAIAAPGAIADELSAAYTAAAPDVTRHAETAGYHPYGLPELRAAIAERYTRRGLPTLPDQILVTTGAQQAVSLTLTLLGRPGDRIMVENPSYANALSVIRRLGLRTVPVPVSADGWDSELMEATLRQGTPRLAYLIPDFQNPTGRVMPPGTRQRLLAAARATGTWLVIDETVADIALDVPTPPPFGALATGGGGEQIVTVGSLSKGHWSGLRVGWVRAGTRLITELTTLRVTADMSGSVLDQLVAGRLLEREEEILRRRLPILRAQRDHLVERLGEAFPEWRWRLPAGGLSLWVDLGRPIASALAQGALRHGVRIEGGSRFGADPGTFEHRLRFPYTQPAEVAEEAIRRIATGLSEGLAGADLAPSRPPWVA encoded by the coding sequence ATGGCAGGTGGCGGTGTGGACGGCTCGGCGGTCGTGCTGGGCAGCAGACGGCTCGGCACGCTCGTGACGGGGGTGACGGGCGAGCGCCCCGGCTACCGGGCTCTGGCCCAGGGCGTGCGGACGCTGCTGCTCGACGGCCGGATCGCCCTGCACGCACGGCTGCCCGCGGAGCGCGAGTTCGCGGCGGCGCTCGGGGTGAGCCGGGCCACCGTGACCGCCGCGTACGACCTGCTGCGGGAGAGCGGGTACGCGCGCAGCAGGCGCGGCGCCGGCACCTGGACCGAGCTCCCGGACGGGGTGCGGCCGACGAGCGTGGCGACCCCGGCGGCGGGCGACGACGTGATCGACCTCGCGATCGCCGCGCCGGGCGCGATCGCGGACGAGCTGTCGGCGGCCTACACGGCTGCGGCGCCCGACGTGACCCGGCACGCGGAGACCGCGGGCTACCACCCGTACGGGCTGCCCGAGCTGCGGGCCGCCATCGCCGAGCGGTACACGCGGCGCGGGCTGCCGACGCTGCCCGACCAGATCCTCGTCACGACCGGCGCCCAGCAGGCGGTGTCCCTGACTCTGACGCTGCTCGGCCGGCCCGGCGACCGGATCATGGTCGAGAACCCCTCGTACGCGAACGCGCTGTCGGTGATCCGGCGGCTCGGCCTGCGCACGGTGCCCGTACCGGTGTCGGCGGACGGCTGGGACTCCGAGCTGATGGAGGCGACGCTGCGGCAGGGCACGCCCCGGCTCGCCTACCTGATCCCCGACTTCCAGAACCCGACGGGCCGCGTGATGCCGCCCGGGACCCGGCAGCGGCTGCTGGCCGCGGCGCGGGCGACGGGCACCTGGCTGGTCATCGACGAGACGGTGGCGGACATCGCGCTGGACGTGCCGACGCCGCCGCCGTTCGGGGCGCTGGCCACGGGCGGCGGCGGGGAGCAGATCGTCACCGTCGGCTCGCTCAGCAAGGGGCACTGGAGCGGGCTGCGGGTCGGCTGGGTGCGGGCGGGGACGCGGCTCATCACCGAACTCACGACGCTCCGCGTGACGGCCGACATGTCGGGCTCGGTGCTCGATCAGCTGGTCGCGGGGCGGCTGCTGGAGCGGGAGGAGGAGATTCTGCGGCGCCGGTTGCCGATCCTGCGGGCGCAGCGGGATCATCTCGTGGAGCGGCTCGGGGAGGCGTTCCCCGAGTGGCGGTGGCGGCTGCCGGCCGGGGGTCTGTCGCTGTGGGTCGATCTGGGGCGGCCGATCGCGTCGGCGCTCGCACAGGGGGCGCTCCGGCACGGGGTGCGGATCGAAGGGGGGTCCCGCTTCGGTGCGGATCCGGGGACCTTCGAGCATCGATTGCGGTTTCCCTACACGCAGCCGGCGGAGGTGGCGGAGGAGGCGATCCGGCGTATCGCGACGGGACTCTCCGAGGGGCTGGCGGGAGCTGACCTCGCCCCGAGCCGGCCCCCGTGGGTGGCCTGA
- a CDS encoding DUF5955 family protein, producing MEQGRVTGSGEDPRVAELRTAVSRLRRELAGYAVEFPDRGIAEDELAALDAMARGGVPEVPRLRRSLLLVAGAVGSVSALSAALAQVRGAVELFGGPPRG from the coding sequence GTGGAGCAGGGGCGGGTGACGGGCAGCGGCGAGGATCCGCGGGTGGCCGAGCTGCGGACCGCGGTGTCCCGGCTGCGGCGTGAACTCGCCGGGTACGCCGTGGAGTTCCCGGATCGGGGGATCGCGGAGGACGAGTTGGCGGCGCTGGACGCGATGGCTCGGGGCGGGGTGCCCGAGGTTCCCCGGTTACGGCGGTCGCTGCTGCTCGTCGCCGGGGCCGTCGGGTCGGTCTCGGCGCTCTCCGCTGCGCTGGCTCAGGTGCGGGGGGCTGTGGAGCTGTTCGGCGGCCCGCCGCGGGGCTGA
- a CDS encoding nucleotidyltransferase family protein, giving the protein MTTNKAQVAGLLLAAGGGRRLGGRPKALLTHRGRPLVEHALEVLRAGGCGPLHVVLGAAAGTVRERARLDGVTTVTNPEWAEGMGSSLRAGLESLAASGADAALVLLVDQPGIGAAAVARVREAYRSPASLAAASYDGERGHPVLFGREHWAGIAASATGDRGARAYLKEHRGAVELVECGDVAEAYDIDTEADLGHLE; this is encoded by the coding sequence ATGACGACGAACAAGGCGCAGGTGGCGGGGCTGCTTCTGGCGGCGGGCGGTGGCCGGCGGCTCGGTGGACGCCCGAAGGCTCTGTTGACGCATCGCGGCCGGCCGCTGGTGGAGCACGCCCTCGAAGTGCTGCGCGCGGGCGGTTGCGGTCCGCTGCACGTGGTACTCGGGGCGGCGGCCGGCACCGTACGGGAGCGGGCGCGGCTCGACGGGGTGACGACGGTGACGAATCCGGAGTGGGCCGAGGGCATGGGGTCCTCGCTGCGGGCGGGCCTGGAGTCGCTGGCGGCGAGCGGCGCCGACGCGGCGCTCGTCCTCCTGGTGGACCAGCCGGGCATCGGGGCCGCGGCGGTGGCCCGCGTCCGGGAGGCGTACCGCTCTCCGGCGTCCCTGGCGGCGGCGTCGTACGACGGGGAACGGGGGCATCCGGTGCTGTTCGGGCGGGAGCACTGGGCGGGGATCGCGGCGAGCGCGACCGGCGACCGCGGTGCGCGCGCCTATCTGAAGGAGCACCGTGGTGCTGTGGAGCTCGTCGAGTGCGGGGACGTCGCGGAGGCCTACGACATCGACACCGAGGCGGATCTCGGCCATCTCGAGTAG
- the aceB gene encoding malate synthase A, with the protein MSAPAPSPLAIVDAEPLPRQDEVLTDAALAFVAELHRLFTPRRDELLARRAERRAEIARTSTLDFRPETAAIRADDSWKVAEAPAALNDRRVEITGPTDRKMTINALNSGARVWLADFEDASAPTWENVVGGQLNLTAAYNRTIDFTDERTGKSYALKDADQLATVVMRPRGWHLEERHLVDESGKPVPGALVDFGLYFFHNAKRLIELGKGPYFYLPKTESYLEARLWNDIFVFAQDYVGIPQGTVRATVLIETITAAYEMEEILYELRDHAAGLNAGRWDYLFSIVKNFRDGGSKFVLPDRNAVTMTAPFMRAYTELLVRTCHKRGAHAIGGMAAFIPSRKDAEVNKVAFEKVRADKDREAGDGFDGSWVAHPDLVPIAMASFDKVLGDKPNQKDRLREDVSVAAGDLIAIDSLDAKPTYDGLVNAVQVGIRYIEAWLRGLGAVAIFNLMEDAATAEISRSQIWQWINAGVVFENGQPATAELARTVAGEELAKIKAEIGEEAFAAGKWQQAHDLLLQVSLDADYADFLTLPAYEQLR; encoded by the coding sequence ATGTCCGCACCAGCGCCGTCCCCGCTGGCCATCGTCGACGCCGAGCCCCTGCCCCGGCAGGACGAGGTGCTCACCGATGCGGCCCTCGCCTTCGTGGCCGAGCTGCACCGGCTGTTCACGCCCCGGCGTGACGAGCTCCTCGCCCGCCGCGCCGAGCGCCGCGCCGAGATCGCCCGCACCTCCACGCTCGACTTCCGCCCCGAGACCGCCGCGATCCGCGCCGACGACTCGTGGAAGGTCGCCGAGGCCCCGGCCGCGCTGAACGACCGCCGCGTCGAGATCACCGGCCCCACCGACCGCAAGATGACGATCAACGCCCTGAACTCGGGCGCCCGCGTGTGGCTGGCCGACTTCGAGGACGCCTCGGCCCCGACCTGGGAGAACGTCGTCGGTGGTCAGCTGAACCTGACCGCGGCCTACAACCGCACCATCGACTTCACCGACGAGCGCACCGGCAAGTCGTACGCCCTCAAGGACGCCGACCAGCTCGCGACCGTCGTGATGCGTCCGCGCGGCTGGCACCTCGAGGAGCGCCACCTGGTGGACGAGAGCGGCAAGCCGGTCCCCGGCGCCCTCGTCGACTTCGGCCTGTACTTCTTCCACAACGCCAAGCGCCTCATCGAGCTCGGCAAGGGCCCGTACTTCTACCTCCCGAAGACGGAGTCGTACCTGGAGGCCCGCCTCTGGAACGACATCTTCGTCTTCGCCCAGGACTACGTCGGCATCCCGCAGGGCACCGTCCGCGCCACCGTCCTCATCGAGACGATCACGGCCGCGTACGAGATGGAGGAGATCCTCTACGAGCTGCGCGACCACGCCGCGGGTCTGAACGCCGGCCGCTGGGACTACCTGTTCTCCATCGTCAAGAACTTCCGTGACGGCGGCTCCAAGTTCGTCCTGCCGGACCGCAACGCGGTGACGATGACCGCCCCGTTCATGCGCGCCTACACCGAGCTGCTCGTGCGCACCTGCCACAAGCGCGGTGCCCACGCCATCGGCGGCATGGCGGCCTTCATCCCGTCCCGCAAGGACGCCGAGGTCAACAAGGTGGCGTTCGAGAAGGTCCGCGCCGACAAGGACCGCGAGGCCGGCGACGGCTTCGACGGCTCCTGGGTCGCCCACCCCGACCTGGTCCCGATCGCGATGGCGTCCTTCGACAAGGTCCTCGGCGACAAGCCGAACCAGAAGGACCGCCTGCGCGAGGACGTCTCCGTCGCCGCCGGCGACCTCATCGCCATCGACTCGCTCGACGCGAAGCCCACGTACGACGGTCTCGTCAACGCCGTCCAGGTCGGCATCCGCTACATCGAGGCGTGGCTGCGCGGCCTCGGCGCCGTCGCCATCTTCAACCTGATGGAGGACGCCGCCACCGCCGAGATCTCGCGCTCGCAGATCTGGCAGTGGATCAACGCGGGCGTCGTCTTCGAGAACGGGCAGCCCGCGACCGCCGAGCTGGCGCGCACGGTCGCCGGCGAGGAGCTCGCGAAGATCAAGGCCGAGATCGGTGAGGAGGCCTTCGCGGCCGGCAAGTGGCAGCAGGCCCACGACCTGCTCCTCCAGGTCTCCCTGGACGCCGACTACGCGGACTTCCTGACGCTCCCCGCGTACGAGCAGCTCCGCTGA